In Stomoxys calcitrans chromosome 2, idStoCalc2.1, whole genome shotgun sequence, the following proteins share a genomic window:
- the LOC106081583 gene encoding uncharacterized protein LOC106081583 isoform X3: MRHWIKCLIFSILCIAGAQAPKTNLTTIVANQSWIRPNRYLLMEYTKGLFCNSHLKVVHVHWPNKCSYSYCNNILREFSECGLSQVVLRSKTLSSSSSLEKLKDDGILLYLVLILSDATQTVDLSFMRKKSAAKHLTNILLVILDAAAVSEKWLRCIFEMFWNMWILNVAIIYAEHGYHQIIIHRYDPFADELIRKTLEREQHAGLEQVFPRSMLNMRLRPFRVCMYPDEVRSIFQQNGQVTGADGMLTAYMAERLNATISVNYMGTYGNVSISHDLCFREIVDEIDHLGGNTRFLSLDSFYGRVEYTIVLDRDDLCVLVPKARIASAFWNLLRPFNCRVWSMIVVTKMLVYILCRLVYRHIFAGAKLMLHLLACVISSPHAHFIRPPLSSRIFLGVWLIFGLLISAAYKGNLTSHLVERVYLPDVNSLRQLAESPYPLATLPRHVKHMNRYLNEGNRYEHLLKSKIVTIPDMQLRNLLEDNNLSYAYLQKAHISVFRANSRKHSINGKPCYHAMAQCIVPFHAVYIVPYGSAFLGYINRLMRNAQEHGYLNYWNGLMSAAIKRARRNGLPQRQHDDGEPEVLQLLHFQAAFCLWAFGHRQFQNACKC, translated from the exons ATGAGACATTGGATTAAATGTTTGATTTTCAGTATCCTTTGCATAGCAGGAGCACAGGCCCCAAAAACTAATCTTACAACAATTGTTGCAAATCAGTCATGGATACGTCCGAATCGGTATTTACTTATGGAATACACCAAAGGGCTGTTCTGCAACTCCCATCTCAAGGTAGTCCACGTCCATTGGCCAAACAAGTGTTCGTACAGTTATTGTAACAATATCTTGAGAGAGTTCAGCGAATGTGGTCTATCCCAAGTGGTCTTGAG AAGTAAAACCCTATCATCATCCTCTTCTCTGGAGAAACTCAAGGACGATGGTATTCTACTCTATCTGGTTTTGATTCTTTCTGATGCCACACAAACTGTGGATCTGAGCTTCATGCGCAAGAAGTCTGCTGCCAAGCATTTGACCAACATCTTATTGGTAATCCTAGATGCTGCAGCAGTGAGTGAAAAGTGGTTGAGATGCATCTTTGAAATGTTTTGGAATAtgtggattctcaatgtagcaATCATCTATGCAGAGCATGGGTACCATCAAATTATCATCCATCGTTATGATCCCTTTGCTGACGAACTTATTCGGAAAACACTCGAAAGAGAACAGCATGCCGGCTTGGAACAAGTCTTTCCACGCTCCATGCTCAATATGAGATTGAGGCCATTCCGCGTATGCATGTATCCCGATGAGGTGCGTTCAATATTCCAACAAAATGGCCAAGTAACGGGTGCTGATGGTATGCTgacggcctatatggcagaacGCTTGAATGCTACCATTAGCGTGAATTACATGGGAACGTATGGCAATGTCTCCATAAGCCATGACTTATGCTTCAGGGAGATTGTGGATGAAATTGACCATCTGGGAGGGAATACACGATTCCTATCTCTGGACTCTTTCTATGGGAGAGTCGAGTACACCATTGTACTGGATCGCGATGATTTGTGTGTTTTGGTTCCCAAAGCTCGCATAGCTTCGGCGTTTTGGAATTTATTGCGCCCCTTCAACTGCAGGGTTTGGAGCATGATCGTGGTAACAAAGATGTTGGTCTACATACTCTGCCGTTTGGTCTATCGCCACATCTTTGCCGGCGCCAAGTTGATGTTGCATCTGCTGGCGTGTGTTATTTCTTCACCACACGCCCACTTCATAAGACCCCCATTGTCTTCTCGTATTTTTCTGGGTGTCTGGTTGATCTTTGGGCTCTTAATATCGGCAGCATACAAAGGCAACCTCACCAGTCATCTGGTGGAGAGGGTATATTTGCCCGATGTCAACAGTTTAAGGCAGCTGGCCGAGTCCCCTTATCCCCTGGCTACCTTGCCCAGGCATGTGAAGCATATGAATCGTTATTTGAATGAAGGAAATCGGTATGAGCATCTCTTGAAGTCAAAAATTGTGACAATTCCAGATATGCAGCTTCGTAATTTGCTGGAGGATAACAACTTGAGCTACGCCTACTTGCAGAAAGCTCATATTTCCGTATTCCGTGCCAACTCTCGCAAGCATTCGATCAATGGCAAGCCCTGTTACCATGCCATGGCTCAGTGCATAGTGCCTTTCCATGCCGTCTACATTGTCCCCTATGGCTCAGCATTCCTGGGTTACATCAATCGTCTCATGAGGAATGCTCAGGAGCATGGCTATCTCAACTATTGGAATGGGCTGATGAGTGCTGCCATCAAAAGGGCAAGACGAAATGGTCTACCCCAACGTCAGCATGACGACGGAGAACCGGAAGTGTTACAATTGCTACACTTCCAGGCGGCTTTTTGCCTCTGGGCTTTTGG ACACCGGCAGTTCCAGAACGCGTGTAAATGCTGA
- the LOC106081583 gene encoding uncharacterized protein LOC106081583 isoform X1 produces MRHWIKCLIFSILCIAGAQAPKTNLTTIVANQSWIRPNRYLLMEYTKGLFCNSHLKVVHVHWPNKCSYSYCNNILREFSECGLSQVVLRSKTLSSSSSLEKLKDDGILLYLVLILSDATQTVDLSFMRKKSAAKHLTNILLVILDAAAVSEKWLRCIFEMFWNMWILNVAIIYAEHGYHQIIIHRYDPFADELIRKTLEREQHAGLEQVFPRSMLNMRLRPFRVCMYPDEVRSIFQQNGQVTGADGMLTAYMAERLNATISVNYMGTYGNVSISHDLCFREIVDEIDHLGGNTRFLSLDSFYGRVEYTIVLDRDDLCVLVPKARIASAFWNLLRPFNCRVWSMIVVTKMLVYILCRLVYRHIFAGAKLMLHLLACVISSPHAHFIRPPLSSRIFLGVWLIFGLLISAAYKGNLTSHLVERVYLPDVNSLRQLAESPYPLATLPRHVKHMNRYLNEGNRYEHLLKSKIVTIPDMQLRNLLEDNNLSYAYLQKAHISVFRANSRKHSINGKPCYHAMAQCIVPFHAVYIVPYGSAFLGYINRLMRNAQEHGYLNYWNGLMSAAIKRARRNGLPQRQHDDGEPEVLQLLHFQAAFCLWAFGLVLAFIVFIWEVRKDLFISKQK; encoded by the exons ATGAGACATTGGATTAAATGTTTGATTTTCAGTATCCTTTGCATAGCAGGAGCACAGGCCCCAAAAACTAATCTTACAACAATTGTTGCAAATCAGTCATGGATACGTCCGAATCGGTATTTACTTATGGAATACACCAAAGGGCTGTTCTGCAACTCCCATCTCAAGGTAGTCCACGTCCATTGGCCAAACAAGTGTTCGTACAGTTATTGTAACAATATCTTGAGAGAGTTCAGCGAATGTGGTCTATCCCAAGTGGTCTTGAG AAGTAAAACCCTATCATCATCCTCTTCTCTGGAGAAACTCAAGGACGATGGTATTCTACTCTATCTGGTTTTGATTCTTTCTGATGCCACACAAACTGTGGATCTGAGCTTCATGCGCAAGAAGTCTGCTGCCAAGCATTTGACCAACATCTTATTGGTAATCCTAGATGCTGCAGCAGTGAGTGAAAAGTGGTTGAGATGCATCTTTGAAATGTTTTGGAATAtgtggattctcaatgtagcaATCATCTATGCAGAGCATGGGTACCATCAAATTATCATCCATCGTTATGATCCCTTTGCTGACGAACTTATTCGGAAAACACTCGAAAGAGAACAGCATGCCGGCTTGGAACAAGTCTTTCCACGCTCCATGCTCAATATGAGATTGAGGCCATTCCGCGTATGCATGTATCCCGATGAGGTGCGTTCAATATTCCAACAAAATGGCCAAGTAACGGGTGCTGATGGTATGCTgacggcctatatggcagaacGCTTGAATGCTACCATTAGCGTGAATTACATGGGAACGTATGGCAATGTCTCCATAAGCCATGACTTATGCTTCAGGGAGATTGTGGATGAAATTGACCATCTGGGAGGGAATACACGATTCCTATCTCTGGACTCTTTCTATGGGAGAGTCGAGTACACCATTGTACTGGATCGCGATGATTTGTGTGTTTTGGTTCCCAAAGCTCGCATAGCTTCGGCGTTTTGGAATTTATTGCGCCCCTTCAACTGCAGGGTTTGGAGCATGATCGTGGTAACAAAGATGTTGGTCTACATACTCTGCCGTTTGGTCTATCGCCACATCTTTGCCGGCGCCAAGTTGATGTTGCATCTGCTGGCGTGTGTTATTTCTTCACCACACGCCCACTTCATAAGACCCCCATTGTCTTCTCGTATTTTTCTGGGTGTCTGGTTGATCTTTGGGCTCTTAATATCGGCAGCATACAAAGGCAACCTCACCAGTCATCTGGTGGAGAGGGTATATTTGCCCGATGTCAACAGTTTAAGGCAGCTGGCCGAGTCCCCTTATCCCCTGGCTACCTTGCCCAGGCATGTGAAGCATATGAATCGTTATTTGAATGAAGGAAATCGGTATGAGCATCTCTTGAAGTCAAAAATTGTGACAATTCCAGATATGCAGCTTCGTAATTTGCTGGAGGATAACAACTTGAGCTACGCCTACTTGCAGAAAGCTCATATTTCCGTATTCCGTGCCAACTCTCGCAAGCATTCGATCAATGGCAAGCCCTGTTACCATGCCATGGCTCAGTGCATAGTGCCTTTCCATGCCGTCTACATTGTCCCCTATGGCTCAGCATTCCTGGGTTACATCAATCGTCTCATGAGGAATGCTCAGGAGCATGGCTATCTCAACTATTGGAATGGGCTGATGAGTGCTGCCATCAAAAGGGCAAGACGAAATGGTCTACCCCAACGTCAGCATGACGACGGAGAACCGGAAGTGTTACAATTGCTACACTTCCAGGCGGCTTTTTGCCTCTGGGCTTTTGGGTTAGTATTGGCCTTCATTGTGTTTATTTGGGAAGTACGCaaagatttatttatatcaaaacaaaaataa
- the LOC106081583 gene encoding uncharacterized protein LOC106081583 isoform X4, which translates to MEYTKGLFCNSHLKVVHVHWPNKCSYSYCNNILREFSECGLSQVVLRSKTLSSSSSLEKLKDDGILLYLVLILSDATQTVDLSFMRKKSAAKHLTNILLVILDAAAVSEKWLRCIFEMFWNMWILNVAIIYAEHGYHQIIIHRYDPFADELIRKTLEREQHAGLEQVFPRSMLNMRLRPFRVCMYPDEVRSIFQQNGQVTGADGMLTAYMAERLNATISVNYMGTYGNVSISHDLCFREIVDEIDHLGGNTRFLSLDSFYGRVEYTIVLDRDDLCVLVPKARIASAFWNLLRPFNCRVWSMIVVTKMLVYILCRLVYRHIFAGAKLMLHLLACVISSPHAHFIRPPLSSRIFLGVWLIFGLLISAAYKGNLTSHLVERVYLPDVNSLRQLAESPYPLATLPRHVKHMNRYLNEGNRYEHLLKSKIVTIPDMQLRNLLEDNNLSYAYLQKAHISVFRANSRKHSINGKPCYHAMAQCIVPFHAVYIVPYGSAFLGYINRLMRNAQEHGYLNYWNGLMSAAIKRARRNGLPQRQHDDGEPEVLQLLHFQAAFCLWAFGLVLAFIVFIWEVRKDLFISKQK; encoded by the exons ATGGAATACACCAAAGGGCTGTTCTGCAACTCCCATCTCAAGGTAGTCCACGTCCATTGGCCAAACAAGTGTTCGTACAGTTATTGTAACAATATCTTGAGAGAGTTCAGCGAATGTGGTCTATCCCAAGTGGTCTTGAG AAGTAAAACCCTATCATCATCCTCTTCTCTGGAGAAACTCAAGGACGATGGTATTCTACTCTATCTGGTTTTGATTCTTTCTGATGCCACACAAACTGTGGATCTGAGCTTCATGCGCAAGAAGTCTGCTGCCAAGCATTTGACCAACATCTTATTGGTAATCCTAGATGCTGCAGCAGTGAGTGAAAAGTGGTTGAGATGCATCTTTGAAATGTTTTGGAATAtgtggattctcaatgtagcaATCATCTATGCAGAGCATGGGTACCATCAAATTATCATCCATCGTTATGATCCCTTTGCTGACGAACTTATTCGGAAAACACTCGAAAGAGAACAGCATGCCGGCTTGGAACAAGTCTTTCCACGCTCCATGCTCAATATGAGATTGAGGCCATTCCGCGTATGCATGTATCCCGATGAGGTGCGTTCAATATTCCAACAAAATGGCCAAGTAACGGGTGCTGATGGTATGCTgacggcctatatggcagaacGCTTGAATGCTACCATTAGCGTGAATTACATGGGAACGTATGGCAATGTCTCCATAAGCCATGACTTATGCTTCAGGGAGATTGTGGATGAAATTGACCATCTGGGAGGGAATACACGATTCCTATCTCTGGACTCTTTCTATGGGAGAGTCGAGTACACCATTGTACTGGATCGCGATGATTTGTGTGTTTTGGTTCCCAAAGCTCGCATAGCTTCGGCGTTTTGGAATTTATTGCGCCCCTTCAACTGCAGGGTTTGGAGCATGATCGTGGTAACAAAGATGTTGGTCTACATACTCTGCCGTTTGGTCTATCGCCACATCTTTGCCGGCGCCAAGTTGATGTTGCATCTGCTGGCGTGTGTTATTTCTTCACCACACGCCCACTTCATAAGACCCCCATTGTCTTCTCGTATTTTTCTGGGTGTCTGGTTGATCTTTGGGCTCTTAATATCGGCAGCATACAAAGGCAACCTCACCAGTCATCTGGTGGAGAGGGTATATTTGCCCGATGTCAACAGTTTAAGGCAGCTGGCCGAGTCCCCTTATCCCCTGGCTACCTTGCCCAGGCATGTGAAGCATATGAATCGTTATTTGAATGAAGGAAATCGGTATGAGCATCTCTTGAAGTCAAAAATTGTGACAATTCCAGATATGCAGCTTCGTAATTTGCTGGAGGATAACAACTTGAGCTACGCCTACTTGCAGAAAGCTCATATTTCCGTATTCCGTGCCAACTCTCGCAAGCATTCGATCAATGGCAAGCCCTGTTACCATGCCATGGCTCAGTGCATAGTGCCTTTCCATGCCGTCTACATTGTCCCCTATGGCTCAGCATTCCTGGGTTACATCAATCGTCTCATGAGGAATGCTCAGGAGCATGGCTATCTCAACTATTGGAATGGGCTGATGAGTGCTGCCATCAAAAGGGCAAGACGAAATGGTCTACCCCAACGTCAGCATGACGACGGAGAACCGGAAGTGTTACAATTGCTACACTTCCAGGCGGCTTTTTGCCTCTGGGCTTTTGGGTTAGTATTGGCCTTCATTGTGTTTATTTGGGAAGTACGCaaagatttatttatatcaaaacaaaaataa
- the LOC106081583 gene encoding uncharacterized protein LOC106081583 isoform X2, which yields MRHWIKCLIFSILCIAGAQAPKTNLTTIVANQSWIRPNRYLLMEYTKGLFCNSHLKVVHVHWPNKCSYSYCNNILREFSECGLSQVVLRSKTLSSSSSLEKLKDDGILLYLVLILSDATQTVDLSFMRKKSAAKHLTNILLVILDAAAVSEKWLRCIFEMFWNMWILNVAIIYAEHGYHQIIIHRYDPFADELIRKTLEREQHAGLEQVFPRSMLNMRLRPFRVCMYPDEVRSIFQQNGQVTGADGMLTAYMAERLNATISVNYMGTYGNVSISHDLCFREIVDEIDHLGGNTRFLSLDSFYGRVEYTIVLDRDDLCVLVPKARIASAFWNLLRPFNCRVWSMIVVTKMLVYILCRLVYRHIFAGAKLMLHLLACVISSPHAHFIRPPLSSRIFLGVWLIFGLLISAAYKGNLTSHLVERVYLPDVNSLRQLAESPYPLATLPRHVKHMNRYLNEGNRYEHLLKSKIVTIPDMQLRNLLEDNNLSYAYLQKAHISVFRANSRKHSINGKPCYHAMAQCIVPFHAVYIVPYGSAFLGYINRLMRNAQEHGYLNYWNGLMSAAIKRARRNGLPQRQHDDGEPEVLQLLHFQAAFCLWAFGLPHVLAEETIGTGVSWN from the exons ATGAGACATTGGATTAAATGTTTGATTTTCAGTATCCTTTGCATAGCAGGAGCACAGGCCCCAAAAACTAATCTTACAACAATTGTTGCAAATCAGTCATGGATACGTCCGAATCGGTATTTACTTATGGAATACACCAAAGGGCTGTTCTGCAACTCCCATCTCAAGGTAGTCCACGTCCATTGGCCAAACAAGTGTTCGTACAGTTATTGTAACAATATCTTGAGAGAGTTCAGCGAATGTGGTCTATCCCAAGTGGTCTTGAG AAGTAAAACCCTATCATCATCCTCTTCTCTGGAGAAACTCAAGGACGATGGTATTCTACTCTATCTGGTTTTGATTCTTTCTGATGCCACACAAACTGTGGATCTGAGCTTCATGCGCAAGAAGTCTGCTGCCAAGCATTTGACCAACATCTTATTGGTAATCCTAGATGCTGCAGCAGTGAGTGAAAAGTGGTTGAGATGCATCTTTGAAATGTTTTGGAATAtgtggattctcaatgtagcaATCATCTATGCAGAGCATGGGTACCATCAAATTATCATCCATCGTTATGATCCCTTTGCTGACGAACTTATTCGGAAAACACTCGAAAGAGAACAGCATGCCGGCTTGGAACAAGTCTTTCCACGCTCCATGCTCAATATGAGATTGAGGCCATTCCGCGTATGCATGTATCCCGATGAGGTGCGTTCAATATTCCAACAAAATGGCCAAGTAACGGGTGCTGATGGTATGCTgacggcctatatggcagaacGCTTGAATGCTACCATTAGCGTGAATTACATGGGAACGTATGGCAATGTCTCCATAAGCCATGACTTATGCTTCAGGGAGATTGTGGATGAAATTGACCATCTGGGAGGGAATACACGATTCCTATCTCTGGACTCTTTCTATGGGAGAGTCGAGTACACCATTGTACTGGATCGCGATGATTTGTGTGTTTTGGTTCCCAAAGCTCGCATAGCTTCGGCGTTTTGGAATTTATTGCGCCCCTTCAACTGCAGGGTTTGGAGCATGATCGTGGTAACAAAGATGTTGGTCTACATACTCTGCCGTTTGGTCTATCGCCACATCTTTGCCGGCGCCAAGTTGATGTTGCATCTGCTGGCGTGTGTTATTTCTTCACCACACGCCCACTTCATAAGACCCCCATTGTCTTCTCGTATTTTTCTGGGTGTCTGGTTGATCTTTGGGCTCTTAATATCGGCAGCATACAAAGGCAACCTCACCAGTCATCTGGTGGAGAGGGTATATTTGCCCGATGTCAACAGTTTAAGGCAGCTGGCCGAGTCCCCTTATCCCCTGGCTACCTTGCCCAGGCATGTGAAGCATATGAATCGTTATTTGAATGAAGGAAATCGGTATGAGCATCTCTTGAAGTCAAAAATTGTGACAATTCCAGATATGCAGCTTCGTAATTTGCTGGAGGATAACAACTTGAGCTACGCCTACTTGCAGAAAGCTCATATTTCCGTATTCCGTGCCAACTCTCGCAAGCATTCGATCAATGGCAAGCCCTGTTACCATGCCATGGCTCAGTGCATAGTGCCTTTCCATGCCGTCTACATTGTCCCCTATGGCTCAGCATTCCTGGGTTACATCAATCGTCTCATGAGGAATGCTCAGGAGCATGGCTATCTCAACTATTGGAATGGGCTGATGAGTGCTGCCATCAAAAGGGCAAGACGAAATGGTCTACCCCAACGTCAGCATGACGACGGAGAACCGGAAGTGTTACAATTGCTACACTTCCAGGCGGCTTTTTGCCTCTGGGCTTTTGG